A single window of Granulicella sibirica DNA harbors:
- a CDS encoding PadR family transcriptional regulator, with amino-acid sequence MSAVSSETNESSPLTPAVFAILLALADGEKHGYAIMQEAREHTPMGPGTLYGSLDRLLASGMVEETGVDGDARRRFYKLTDGGVRALALETVRLERASARARAKGVRSIEVRA; translated from the coding sequence ATGAGCGCGGTATCTTCCGAGACGAACGAATCTTCGCCGCTTACGCCAGCCGTGTTTGCGATTCTGCTGGCGTTGGCGGATGGCGAGAAGCATGGGTACGCCATCATGCAGGAGGCAAGAGAACACACGCCGATGGGGCCGGGGACACTTTACGGTTCGCTGGACCGGCTGTTGGCGAGCGGCATGGTCGAAGAGACGGGGGTAGACGGAGACGCTCGGAGACGCTTTTACAAACTGACTGATGGCGGAGTTCGGGCTCTCGCTTTGGAAACCGTTCGGCTGGAGCGGGCGAGCGCGAGGGCGCGGGCGAAGGGTGTGCGGTCGATCGAGGTGAGAGCATGA
- the rpsU gene encoding 30S ribosomal protein S21, producing the protein MAEIRVQEGEPLENALRRFKRKVQTEDIIKEVKRHSFYLKPGEKKRVKEALARKRNRKKVRKEQD; encoded by the coding sequence TTGGCAGAGATTCGTGTACAGGAAGGTGAGCCTCTCGAGAACGCGTTGCGCCGCTTCAAGCGCAAGGTTCAGACCGAGGACATCATCAAGGAAGTAAAGCGTCACTCTTTTTACCTGAAACCAGGTGAGAAGAAGCGCGTAAAGGAAGCGCTTGCGCGGAAGCGTAATCGTAAGAAGGTTCGCAAGGAACAGGACTAA
- a CDS encoding CxxC-x17-CxxC domain-containing protein encodes MVAEAAGKGTGPAAAGISRTETRTMCSDCGIETTVPFKPTQGRPVLCRQCFQTKRGPAVQGVATPAAATMQATAELVAAASNVAALERSPSIVEMASVAAPQA; translated from the coding sequence ATGGTGGCTGAGGCGGCTGGCAAAGGTACAGGACCGGCTGCGGCTGGGATCTCGAGGACCGAGACGAGGACCATGTGCTCGGACTGCGGCATAGAGACCACCGTACCGTTCAAGCCGACTCAGGGAAGACCTGTGCTCTGCCGGCAGTGCTTCCAGACGAAGCGCGGTCCGGCGGTGCAGGGCGTCGCTACGCCGGCTGCTGCGACGATGCAGGCTACGGCTGAGCTGGTTGCCGCGGCTTCTAATGTCGCTGCGCTTGAACGCAGTCCTTCGATAGTCGAGATGGCTTCGGTTGCAGCTCCTCAGGCTTAG
- the rplU gene encoding 50S ribosomal protein L21, producing the protein MYAVIKTGGKQYRVTPGDTLKIETTANENGNIEFADVLAVSAEEGKFESELTGAKVLASVVGTGRGEKILVFKLKRKKQYKKMQGHRQNYVEVKINEILVNGRSFKQEAKTA; encoded by the coding sequence ATGTATGCAGTGATCAAGACTGGCGGCAAGCAGTACCGCGTAACCCCCGGCGACACCCTCAAGATCGAAACCACCGCCAACGAGAACGGCAACATCGAGTTCGCCGATGTTCTCGCCGTCAGCGCAGAAGAGGGCAAGTTCGAGTCTGAGCTCACCGGAGCCAAGGTTCTCGCCTCCGTCGTCGGCACGGGCCGCGGCGAGAAGATTCTCGTCTTCAAGCTCAAGCGCAAGAAGCAGTACAAGAAGATGCAGGGACACCGCCAGAACTACGTTGAAGTCAAGATCAACGAGATCCTGGTCAACGGCCGCAGCTTCAAGCAGGAAGCAAAGACTGCTTAG
- a CDS encoding ArnT family glycosyltransferase produces the protein MDETPSRGKALAAFLRGDGAESRLPSRMFWTGFLIRLLYMTLAHGYRMRLIHDHFEFGWEMGRIARALATGYGFADPFTGHSGPTAWCPPLYPLLIAASFKLFGVYTALSSWAILAVNCIFSAATAPIIYKISIRTFGRDERGRSIALWSGWLWALYPAAMQYAVRWIWDMSITAFFFAWVILLALKVRGIGDPESSNPNRPQSWILFGTAWGIISLLNSSLLLALPAFCLWMAWDNLRVPRRIPIALRDITLAALACLALMTPWVIRNAYALHAFVPLRANFGAELCESVEPWNQGFPWGATVPIYESDPAFQRYARLGEVNYSKQQGLRANQIIRANPRRFVGHVLQRVYFFWSSVPHPIEKSVATEVIRELNFGFLSVSSLLGLALALRNRIPGAWLFFWAFALYPVLYYFITVQARFRHPLEPLICILSVYLFQSADRTRTWSWQKSPKRFA, from the coding sequence ATGGACGAAACCCCATCGAGAGGCAAAGCCCTGGCCGCCTTCCTCCGCGGCGACGGAGCCGAATCCCGCCTCCCCTCGCGCATGTTCTGGACCGGCTTCCTCATCCGCCTCCTCTACATGACCCTCGCGCACGGCTACCGCATGCGCCTCATCCACGACCACTTCGAGTTCGGCTGGGAGATGGGCCGCATCGCCCGAGCCCTCGCCACCGGCTACGGCTTCGCCGACCCCTTCACCGGACACAGCGGCCCCACCGCCTGGTGCCCACCCCTCTACCCCCTCCTCATCGCGGCCTCCTTCAAGCTATTCGGCGTCTACACCGCCCTCTCTTCCTGGGCCATCCTCGCCGTCAACTGCATCTTCTCCGCCGCCACCGCCCCCATCATCTACAAAATCTCCATCCGCACCTTCGGCCGCGACGAACGTGGACGAAGCATCGCCCTCTGGTCCGGCTGGCTCTGGGCTCTCTATCCCGCCGCCATGCAATACGCCGTCCGCTGGATCTGGGACATGTCTATCACCGCCTTCTTCTTCGCCTGGGTCATCCTCCTCGCCCTCAAAGTCCGCGGCATAGGCGACCCCGAATCCTCCAATCCCAACCGCCCCCAAAGCTGGATCCTCTTCGGAACCGCATGGGGCATCATCTCCCTCCTCAACAGCTCCCTCCTCCTCGCCCTTCCCGCCTTCTGCCTCTGGATGGCCTGGGACAACCTCCGCGTCCCCCGCCGGATCCCCATCGCCCTTCGCGACATCACCCTCGCCGCCCTCGCCTGCCTCGCCCTCATGACCCCGTGGGTCATCCGCAACGCCTACGCCCTCCACGCCTTCGTCCCCCTCCGCGCCAACTTCGGCGCCGAGCTCTGCGAATCCGTCGAGCCCTGGAACCAAGGCTTCCCCTGGGGAGCTACCGTCCCCATCTACGAGAGCGACCCCGCCTTCCAGCGCTACGCACGACTCGGCGAGGTAAACTACAGCAAGCAGCAGGGCCTCCGCGCGAACCAGATCATCCGCGCCAACCCCAGGCGCTTCGTCGGACACGTCCTGCAGCGCGTCTACTTCTTCTGGAGCAGCGTGCCCCATCCCATCGAAAAAAGCGTCGCCACCGAGGTCATCCGCGAGCTGAACTTCGGCTTCCTCAGCGTCAGCAGCCTCCTCGGCCTCGCCCTCGCCCTCCGCAACCGAATCCCCGGCGCGTGGCTCTTCTTCTGGGCCTTCGCCCTCTACCCCGTCCTCTACTACTTCATCACCGTGCAAGCCCGCTTCCGCCACCCGCTCGAACCCCTCATCTGCATCCTGTCCGTCTATCTTTTCCAGTCAGCGGACCGCACCCGAACCTGGTCCTGGCAAAAGTCCCCCAAGAGGTTTGCGTGA
- a CDS encoding NAD-dependent epimerase/dehydratase family protein, giving the protein MKKVLVTGGSGFFGGALKRRLLTEGYDVVNLDLVAEPDPPATNLKSIQGDIRDTALVDTLFATEHFDAVMHCAAMLAHEKIADDDLWTSNVDGTHILAEAARKHSVKPFVFISTNCLWAHNVGRPVREDDIPAPVELYGRSKLAAEEALKPFENDLNIVTIRCPTIIEAGRLGLLAILFEFIDEGHKVWVVGDGGNRYQFIDAQDLATACIASANYTRSDLFHIGAANVPTLREVYQAIIDAAGTKARVAQLPEAPTIAAMKLAHKLGVSPLGPYHYRMIAEDFEFDTTRIRQRLGWSPTVSNQEMMVKAYRYYSTKRKEIESRAGEVSAHSRGAAMGVIRLLKWVS; this is encoded by the coding sequence GTGAAGAAAGTCCTAGTCACCGGAGGCTCCGGATTCTTCGGCGGGGCCCTCAAGCGTCGCCTCCTCACCGAGGGCTACGATGTCGTCAACCTCGACCTCGTCGCCGAGCCCGACCCACCCGCCACCAACCTCAAATCCATCCAGGGCGACATCCGCGACACCGCCCTCGTCGACACCCTCTTCGCCACCGAGCACTTCGACGCCGTCATGCACTGCGCCGCCATGCTCGCCCACGAGAAGATCGCCGACGACGACCTCTGGACCTCGAACGTAGACGGAACCCACATCCTCGCCGAAGCCGCCCGCAAGCATTCGGTGAAACCCTTCGTCTTCATCTCCACCAACTGCCTCTGGGCCCACAACGTAGGCCGCCCCGTCCGCGAAGACGACATCCCCGCCCCCGTCGAGCTCTACGGCCGCTCCAAGCTGGCCGCCGAAGAAGCCCTCAAGCCCTTCGAGAACGACCTCAACATCGTCACCATCCGCTGCCCCACCATCATCGAAGCCGGCCGCCTCGGCCTCCTCGCCATTCTCTTCGAGTTCATCGACGAAGGCCACAAGGTCTGGGTAGTCGGCGACGGAGGCAACCGCTACCAGTTCATCGACGCCCAGGACCTCGCCACCGCCTGCATCGCCTCCGCCAACTACACCCGCTCCGACCTCTTCCACATCGGAGCCGCCAACGTCCCCACCCTCCGCGAGGTCTACCAGGCCATCATCGACGCCGCCGGCACCAAAGCCCGCGTAGCCCAACTCCCCGAAGCCCCCACCATCGCCGCCATGAAGCTCGCCCACAAACTAGGCGTCTCCCCCCTCGGCCCCTACCACTACCGCATGATCGCCGAAGACTTCGAGTTCGACACCACAAGAATCCGCCAGCGCCTCGGCTGGTCACCCACCGTTTCCAACCAGGAAATGATGGTCAAGGCCTACCGCTACTACTCGACCAAGCGCAAAGAGATCGAATCCCGCGCCGGCGAAGTCTCCGCCCACTCCCGAGGAGCCGCCATGGGGGTCATCCGGTTACTCAAATGGGTCTCATAG
- the rpmA gene encoding 50S ribosomal protein L27, with translation MAHKKGLGSSKNGRDSNAQRLGVKRFGGQVVTGGSILVRQRGTPLKPGANVGRGKDDTLFAKIDGVVRFQDRGQFGRFVSIDPIAVAATA, from the coding sequence ATGGCACATAAAAAGGGACTTGGATCATCGAAGAACGGCCGCGATTCGAACGCGCAGCGCCTCGGCGTCAAGCGCTTCGGCGGCCAGGTAGTCACCGGAGGCTCCATCCTGGTTCGCCAGCGCGGAACACCGCTCAAGCCCGGCGCGAACGTCGGCCGTGGCAAGGACGACACCTTGTTCGCCAAGATCGACGGCGTGGTCCGCTTCCAGGATCGCGGTCAGTTCGGACGCTTCGTCTCGATCGACCCGATCGCAGTAGCCGCCACCGCTTAA
- a CDS encoding TonB-dependent receptor, with the protein MVGTVNDKTGASVANTKVTATDLATNTPHTATTNDSGNYSIPDLQPGLYSITVEAAGFSRETRPSVDIVVNTTTRIDFSLSPGAVTDTITVTDTVPVMQTDRADISTKLEAEKMENLPIGVNRNFQSLLNLVPGTTPASFQHSQFFNAQSSLQTEVNGTPRMGNSYQIEGIDDDERTGLLQIMIPPADAIATVDVSTNNFEAELGRAIGAVTNVTLKSGANKFHGSASEYLQNSDLNARSYFASSVGHLAYNYFGGNISGPIFRNKLFFYGDYFRTSDHEANANTMTIPFQKYYTPNAAGFVDLSDLLNTTTGKGQIYDPATGNPLTGAGRTPFAGNLIPYSRVNPVSIALLKLLPAPNTNATTLSSPSNNYFATLPFQKASDTYDAKIDYQLSSKDHLSYRYGYQKSNVFQAPVFGSVGGGPANGAFAGTGIQNAYSTGLNYDRAFSSTLLTEVRVGVAHYRSSATPTDYGSNDATNIGIPGVNINPFTSGQVGISLGSFSSPIIGYSASVPWVRGETNIDVVNHWTKIIGNHTIKFGGDLRRIRDELLQDQTFSPRGVITFGENQTSIPGGSTNAANDMASMLLDVPSGVGRDINTFTPDLRAWWIFSFAGDKWQATSKLTVDYGVRWEIYPPMTPAHPSGFSNYIPTNNTLVLAGVGGNPSNMGLKNHYGYFAPRTGFAYRATEGTVIRGGFGISYTPFPDNSYAYNYPVRANNQYSTCNSGYQAAVYTCTNNVAGAIVTYQAGFPAPVAVPIPSNGIITATGNAQLTSQSYNYIPLNYQNPYVESWNMAIQQALPGQFSMQLAYVANHGVHIATAQNINLGDRLNCGTACYPGVVAGFSRTAGTTEYFIGNSSNYQSLQLQISRRLTNGLSSTSAFTWGKGLGYQGGDDGGYSFSLQTRRNYAPNDYDRRLNFEQSATYELPFGPGKRFLHDGILAHTIGGWKLSGILSLVTGTPFTVTANGGNINTGGETQTANLSGVYRVLHGIGSGHNWFDPTQFSQPAGCAGYATATPTTVTCPLIAGQTIGNLGRNTFYGPGFIQDNLSLFKTFSLYEGFTLDVRADAFQLSNTPQFANPSASLTSTTFGQITGVVGSGTGANGVGGGRSLQLAAILKF; encoded by the coding sequence CTGGTTGGAACGGTGAACGATAAGACCGGAGCGTCCGTGGCGAACACGAAGGTCACTGCGACGGATCTGGCTACGAACACACCCCACACCGCCACGACCAATGACAGCGGCAACTACAGCATCCCGGATCTGCAACCCGGCCTTTATTCCATTACCGTCGAAGCCGCCGGCTTCAGCCGGGAGACGCGTCCGAGCGTGGACATCGTGGTGAACACCACCACCCGCATCGACTTCTCTCTTTCTCCCGGCGCGGTTACCGACACCATCACCGTGACCGACACCGTGCCGGTGATGCAGACTGACCGGGCCGATATCAGCACCAAGCTGGAAGCCGAGAAGATGGAGAACCTTCCGATCGGCGTCAACCGCAACTTCCAATCGCTGCTGAACCTTGTGCCTGGAACGACGCCCGCCAGCTTTCAGCACTCGCAATTCTTCAACGCCCAGAGCTCGCTCCAGACCGAGGTGAACGGAACCCCGCGCATGGGCAACAGCTACCAGATCGAAGGCATCGACGACGACGAACGTACTGGCCTTCTGCAGATCATGATCCCTCCTGCCGACGCCATTGCGACCGTCGACGTGTCGACGAACAACTTTGAAGCCGAGCTTGGGCGCGCTATCGGGGCCGTCACGAATGTGACGCTGAAGTCCGGTGCCAACAAGTTTCACGGCAGCGCCTCGGAGTATCTGCAGAACAGCGACCTGAACGCGCGTTCCTACTTCGCCTCCTCGGTTGGTCACCTCGCCTATAACTACTTCGGCGGAAACATTAGCGGACCAATCTTCCGGAACAAGCTTTTCTTTTATGGGGACTACTTCCGCACCTCTGACCACGAAGCGAACGCGAACACGATGACGATTCCGTTCCAGAAGTACTACACGCCGAACGCGGCGGGCTTCGTCGATCTCAGCGATCTGTTGAACACGACCACGGGCAAGGGCCAGATTTACGATCCGGCGACGGGTAACCCGCTTACCGGAGCGGGTAGAACGCCTTTTGCTGGAAACCTCATTCCCTACAGCCGCGTGAACCCTGTCTCGATTGCGTTGCTGAAGCTTCTTCCTGCTCCCAATACCAACGCGACGACCCTTTCGAGCCCCTCAAATAACTACTTCGCCACCCTGCCATTCCAGAAGGCCTCGGATACGTACGACGCCAAGATCGACTACCAGCTTTCCTCGAAAGACCACCTCAGCTACCGCTACGGTTACCAGAAGAGCAACGTCTTCCAGGCGCCGGTTTTCGGCTCTGTCGGCGGCGGACCGGCGAATGGCGCGTTCGCGGGAACGGGTATTCAGAACGCGTATTCGACTGGCCTGAATTACGACCGGGCCTTCTCCTCCACGCTGTTGACCGAAGTCCGTGTCGGCGTCGCCCACTACCGCAGCAGCGCTACCCCAACCGACTATGGATCGAACGACGCGACGAACATCGGCATTCCCGGTGTGAACATCAACCCGTTTACGAGCGGCCAGGTGGGGATCAGCCTCGGCAGCTTCAGTTCGCCCATCATCGGCTATTCCGCCTCCGTGCCGTGGGTTCGTGGGGAGACCAACATCGACGTCGTGAACCATTGGACGAAGATCATCGGCAATCACACGATCAAGTTCGGCGGCGATCTTCGCCGCATCCGGGATGAACTTCTGCAAGACCAGACCTTCAGCCCGCGCGGCGTGATTACGTTCGGCGAGAACCAGACTTCGATTCCCGGGGGCTCGACAAACGCGGCGAACGACATGGCCTCCATGCTGCTCGATGTTCCGAGCGGGGTGGGCCGCGACATCAACACCTTCACGCCCGACCTCCGCGCGTGGTGGATCTTCTCCTTCGCGGGAGATAAGTGGCAGGCGACCTCAAAGCTGACGGTCGACTATGGCGTGCGCTGGGAGATCTATCCTCCGATGACTCCGGCACATCCGTCGGGCTTCTCGAACTACATTCCGACGAACAACACGCTCGTCCTCGCGGGCGTGGGTGGAAACCCATCGAATATGGGGCTGAAGAACCACTACGGCTACTTCGCCCCGCGCACCGGTTTTGCTTACCGGGCGACGGAGGGAACGGTGATTCGCGGTGGGTTCGGCATCAGCTATACGCCGTTCCCGGATAACAGCTACGCGTATAACTATCCGGTGCGGGCGAACAACCAATACAGCACATGCAACTCCGGCTACCAGGCAGCGGTTTATACCTGCACGAACAACGTCGCCGGAGCGATCGTTACCTACCAGGCTGGTTTTCCGGCTCCGGTCGCCGTTCCCATTCCTTCGAATGGCATTATTACCGCTACGGGCAACGCGCAGCTTACCTCGCAGTCCTATAACTACATCCCGCTGAACTATCAGAACCCCTATGTCGAGAGCTGGAACATGGCGATCCAGCAGGCTCTGCCTGGGCAGTTCTCGATGCAGCTTGCCTATGTCGCGAATCACGGCGTGCATATCGCTACGGCGCAGAATATCAACCTTGGCGATCGTCTGAACTGCGGGACGGCCTGCTACCCGGGCGTGGTCGCGGGCTTTAGCCGCACTGCCGGGACGACGGAATACTTCATTGGTAACTCGAGCAACTATCAGTCGCTGCAACTGCAGATATCCCGGCGGCTGACCAACGGACTTTCCTCAACCTCCGCCTTCACCTGGGGCAAGGGACTTGGCTACCAGGGCGGCGACGACGGCGGCTACAGCTTCAGCCTGCAGACGAGGAGGAACTACGCTCCGAACGACTACGATCGTCGCTTGAATTTCGAGCAGTCGGCGACGTATGAGCTTCCGTTCGGACCGGGCAAGAGGTTCCTGCATGATGGCATTCTGGCCCACACGATCGGAGGCTGGAAGCTCTCCGGGATCCTCTCGCTGGTCACGGGAACGCCGTTTACGGTGACGGCAAACGGCGGCAACATCAATACCGGCGGTGAGACCCAGACGGCGAACCTCAGCGGTGTCTACCGCGTGCTGCATGGGATCGGGAGCGGACACAACTGGTTCGATCCGACGCAGTTCTCGCAGCCGGCCGGATGTGCCGGGTATGCGACCGCGACTCCGACGACCGTGACCTGCCCACTGATCGCGGGGCAGACGATCGGCAACCTGGGGCGGAATACGTTCTACGGGCCGGGCTTTATCCAGGACAATCTTTCCCTCTTCAAGACCTTCAGTCTTTATGAGGGATTCACCCTGGACGTTCGTGCGGATGCCTTCCAGCTTTCGAACACGCCACAGTTTGCCAACCCATCCGCATCGCTGACCAGCACGACATTTGGGCAGATTACGGGTGTTGTGGGAAGCGGCACGGGAGCGAATGGGGTAGGGGGCGGACGGTCGCTGCAGCTGGCGGCGATTTTGAAGTTCTGA
- a CDS encoding MBL fold metallo-hydrolase: MDDESRLVRTRRAIGDFELTICSDGTYLLDGGAMFGVVPKPLWEKRIRADDANRIRLGLNTAVVRTGQHTVLIETGIGNKQSAKMRELQGNQELLPDSLAAAGIRPEEVDVVINTHLHFDHCGWNTTLLADGSVKPTFPNARYFAHAGEVDHGHLQLDRDKVSYLSPNYDPLVDSGQMALIEGDSAEIVPGVSVECFPGHTAQMMAVHIESRSLSGSSVRACYIGDLIPTSHHLDPSWVMAYDLDPVRTIAEKKRFLARAIPEKWDVLFTHDHETPVARIEMNEKGKPVARVLG; the protein is encoded by the coding sequence ATGGATGACGAATCGCGTCTGGTGAGGACGCGGAGAGCTATTGGCGACTTCGAGCTCACCATCTGCAGTGATGGAACGTATCTGCTGGATGGCGGAGCGATGTTTGGCGTCGTCCCGAAGCCGCTTTGGGAGAAGCGGATTCGTGCGGATGACGCTAACCGGATTCGGCTTGGGCTGAATACGGCTGTTGTTCGGACGGGACAGCATACAGTCCTGATCGAGACGGGGATCGGGAACAAGCAGAGCGCGAAGATGCGGGAGCTTCAGGGGAATCAGGAGCTTCTGCCGGATTCTCTGGCGGCTGCCGGAATTCGCCCTGAGGAAGTGGATGTGGTGATCAATACACATCTGCACTTCGATCACTGCGGGTGGAATACCACGTTGCTTGCTGATGGCTCGGTGAAGCCGACATTCCCGAATGCACGATACTTTGCGCATGCGGGTGAGGTTGATCACGGACATCTGCAGCTCGATCGGGACAAAGTGAGCTATCTTTCTCCGAACTATGATCCTTTGGTCGATTCGGGGCAGATGGCCTTGATTGAAGGTGATTCAGCGGAGATCGTTCCTGGAGTCTCGGTTGAGTGTTTTCCCGGGCATACGGCGCAGATGATGGCTGTTCACATCGAGTCGAGGTCGCTTTCTGGATCCTCGGTTCGAGCTTGCTATATCGGGGACCTCATTCCGACTTCACATCATCTCGATCCGAGCTGGGTGATGGCTTACGATCTCGATCCGGTGCGGACGATCGCGGAGAAGAAGCGGTTTCTTGCGCGAGCGATTCCGGAGAAGTGGGACGTGTTGTTTACTCACGATCACGAGACGCCGGTTGCGCGGATCGAGATGAATGAAAAAGGCAAGCCGGTGGCACGGGTGCTGGGTTAA